The Pyricularia oryzae 70-15 chromosome 5, whole genome shotgun sequence genome includes a region encoding these proteins:
- a CDS encoding 6-phosphogluconate dehydrogenase, with product MSGAVADLGLIGLAVMGQNLILNMADHGFTICAFNRTVSKVDNFLANEAKGKSIVGAHSTEEFVSKLKSPRRIMLLVQAGKAVDDWIETLLPLLSKGDIIIDGGNSFFPDSNRRMKYLESKGLQFVGSGVSGGEEGARYGPSIMPGGSEAAWPHIKDIFQSISAKSDGEACCEWVGDEGAGHYVKMVHNGIEYGDMQLICEAYDIMKRGLGMSNKEIGDVFTQWNKGVLDSFLIEITRDIMYFNDEDGLPLVEKILDKAGQKGTGKWTTINALDLGMPVTLIGEAVFGRCLSGIKEQRVRASQKLEYIGRTSSFEGNKEQFIKDLEQALYASKIISYAQGFMLMQEAAKEYGWKLNKPSIALMWRGGCIIRSVFLKDITSAYRKNPDLENLLFDDFFNKAINNAQPGWREVVGRAAFLGIPTPAFSTALSWFDGYRTKDLPANLLQAQRDYFGAHTFRIKPEFANAKYPEGQDIHVNWTGRGGNVSASTYQA from the exons ATGTCTGGCGCAGT CGCTGATCTCGGCCTCATCGGCCTGGCCGTCAT GGGCCAGAACCTTATTCTGAACATGGCCGACCATGGCTTCACCATCTGCGCCTTCAACCGTACCGTCTCCAAGGTCGACAACTTCTTGGCCAACGAGGCCAAGGGCAAGTCGATCGTCGGCGCCCACTCTACAGAGGAGTTCGTCTCCAAGCTCAAGTCGCCGCGCCGGATCATGCTCCTGGTCCAGGCCGGCAAGGCCGTCGACGACTGGATTGAGACCCTCCTGCCCCTGCTGAGCAAGGGTGACATCATCATCGACGGTGGCAACTCCTTCTTCCCCGACTCTAACAGGAGGATGAAGTACCTTGAGTCCAAGGGTCTCCAGTTCGTCGGCTCCGGTGTTTCCGGTGGTGAGGAGGGTGCCCGCTACGGTCCCTCCATCATGCCCGGTGGCTCCGAGGCTGCCTGGCCCCACATTAAGGACATCTTCCAGAGCATATCCGCCAAGAGCGACGGCGAGGCATGCTGTGAGTGGGTTGGTGACGAGGGTGCTGGCCACTACGTCAAGATGGTGCACAACGGTATCGAGTACGGTGACATGCAGCTCATCTGCGAG GCCTACGACATCATGAAGCGTGGTCTCGGCATGTCCAACAAGGAAATTGGTGATGTTTTCACCCAGTGGAACAAGGGTGTCCTCGACTCTTTCCTGATTGAGATCACCAGGGACATCATGTACTtcaacgacgaggacggacTTCCCCTGGTTGAGAAGATCCTCGACAAGGCCGGCCAGAAGGGTACCGGCAAGTGGACCACCATCAACGCCCTGGACCTGGGCATGCCCGTCACCCTGATCGGTGAGGCTGTCTTCGGTCGCTGCCTGTCGGGCATCAAGGAGCAGCGTGTCCGTGCTTCCCAGAAGCTCGAGTACATTGGCCGCACCAGCTCTTTCGAGGGCAACAAGGAGCAGTTCATCAAGGacctcgagcaggctctTTACGCCTCCAAGATCATCTCGTATGCTCAGGGTTTCATGCTGATGCAGGAG GCCGCCAAGGAGTACGGCTGGAAGCTGAACAAGCCTTCGATCGCCCTCATGTGGCGTGGTGGCTGCATCATCCGTTCCGTCTTCCTGAAGGACATTACCTCGGCTTACCGCAAGAACCCCGACTTGGAGAACCTCCTCTTCGACGACTTCTTCAACAAGGCCATCAACAACGCCCAGCCCGGGTGGCGTGAGGTTGTCGGCCGTGCCGCCTTCCTCGGTATCCCGACCCCCGCCTTCTCGACCGCTCTGTCATGGTTCGACGGTTACCGCACCAAGGACCTGCCCGCCAACCTTCTGCAGGCCCAGCGTGACTACTTCGGTGCCCACACCTTCCGCATCAAGCCCGAGTTTGCCAACGCCAAGTACCCTGAGGGCCAGGACATCCACGTCAACTGGACCGGCCGTGGTGGCAACGTGTCTGCCAGCACGTACCAGGCGTAA